aaaataaatcaaatgatTATTGTGAGTGTATTATGATCACACTACCATTGAGTCATGTGAACTCGAATCCGTTTTCAAATCTAGAAAAGAAATATTTCTAACACATACATTACTGTGGTTTGACATATATACATACAAGTGTTCCTAATTTGCCACACCAACCAACAGTACGTGCGGCCATTCATCCGTCCTTGGCAAAAATGACAAACTGAACGATCTGCATGGACTTTTTCCTTCCATTCATCACCACCAAACCCTAACCGGCCTAACCGACTGAAGACAGGACAGAACTTGTAGAAATTCTCGAGCAGGTAAAGGATTTTACTAGGCAGTTTAAGTTTAGACTATACAAAAGTACCTTTAGCCAGTACTTCGACGCATTCTGCATTGAGATATATAGATTGATAAGGAATATAAATTAGGTGGATTGAGCTTttgtacgtgtgtgtgtgttcaaTACTCAATAGCCAGCCCCTAAACAAAAAAGAACCAAACAAAATTTAAGCTCAATTCTTTACCTACTATAAACTTGGAGTAAACCAACAAGTCCCTCGGTCATTAGCAACTGAACTGCCCAGCCGTAGCAATACTGATCTGTCGACAAAATGAATATTTTGCTTAATTCTTCCACTGCTTAGGTAGAATATACCCATAGCAAGGTTTGATTGCTGATTGTTAAAAGCATGTGTTGCAAAACAAATGCGATTCCCTTTCAATGCAGCTGAGGCGCGCGACGAGGATCCGAAATCTGATAAGAGTATTATTTGTTCTCCCAAGTGTTGTACCTCATGGAAGTTTTCAGTCTCACCGTCCATCTTGTATACTATAAACGATATTATTTCCCCATAAATATTTTGGATTTGATGGATCAACAAGACTTCATTTTTGGAGGTTGATTCTAACAAGTGTGGTTGGCATTGCCAATGTATAGTATTATATAAACGTAGTGGATATCTATCATAGACGAACTTTACTTCCTGCTTGTGTCCTCCAAAGATTTCGGTTCGAGCTGGAATAACAAGCTCGTTATTTCCATCACGATCAACCAAGGCATatatgtaagatcaaatatggacataacacatatcatcataaagtaattgatgattagcttaatatcaatcctagtttaacatggatacaaacagtaaatcaatacttgtaacttaatgaagcagtgtatctattcattaaggtaagtaatcctattcttagtctgcaagaaagattacaatgaagtgttacattaagaatctaactaggaaacctaaaccgatatggatagctttaatgggaagcttcttgagggttaagtctcctatatatacagatgaattggtccctgattactaccgacgttttgcatattgttctgtccattgagaagcaagttggtaagtaacagaaggccatattcagtgttcgtgtttgcagcataagatggaatccatgccagtgattgctgaagcagcaaattggggaaaaagcaaaaacaggtttttctatggaaattgatttcgattcatagcatgataattgaattttgattgtgctcaagaacactagttgcattcccggcgtgcgttaggttagagtagatggtgaccggatgaaatttacaatttcttgattgttctgtagtttcttggaatcaaatcaattttggttatgcttgaatatgcatgttgaattgattgatgatatggtattgtatctgtgattgtgtaaaaattgcatgaagaacaaaaatctcctagaattttttacacattattaaaattgacagatatgagagcttaattttcttacaaggatgaatctgggtagaatataaagttaaaagctcatgggttttgtggttttctgttggcataagtgattatgatgcacaaagcattcttcattgatgttggcagaaaacaatgatcaggtaactgaccaactagtcaggtcactgaccatgtaactggtcgggtcactgaccaagtaactggtcaggtcactgaccaagtaactggtcaggtcactgaccatgtaactggtcaggtcactgaccatgtaactggccaggtcactgaccaagtaactggtcaggtaactaatcaagtaactgatcgagtaacaaaactgaaattgtgttttgtgttttaaaactatgcttcagttttatcttccaaagaagtggtcaagtatggttttagaatacaaaacagcaatatgcgtgcttgatgaaaataaatacggatacttagaaatttttcttctgtctaaagatgtggataaatttctttggataacttgttttcattgaacatggtatattgataaagaactccaggatgttatgcttctgctcaaaagtgttgcttaacattatttttggttatggactgatatgaatgcaagtatggattgtttaggttttctgtatgttcttgttttggttgcttaaagctaaataaaacacagaaaacttaaagttattttctttacaaattgagaactcacacgaatttttgttttgctccttaggtaactcttacatgaacttgaacagtgtcttgatgctaactggaaccaactatagagcttggctagattctgtagagaactatatgggaatgcatgagaacatagactattgcttcactgaggacaaacctgaagagttaactgaaaagagcactaagaaggaaactgatctttacaagaagtggcatagatccaatagaatggctaagaacctcattcggacctctatgtccaagactgtcagaggaagtatagaagagcctgagctagcatcagattttctggaactcataggtgctaagtttaaagaaagtgaaaaggcagaagctgctaggctaaccaaggagtttcatgatttgaagtacatgggttcagggggagttagagagcatattatgaagatgatcaatataaatggcagactcagggagctcttgatgggggttagggatgagtaggtagtgcattatgcactacattccttgcctaacagttttagtcatcttaggaccagttacaactctcaaaagggaaattggactctagatgaacttatatccatctgtgtggatgaagaatctaggatcaaggaagaaaaggaacctgctacaatcattaacctcattgagaagcctaaaaggaaaaagccccaaaataagctcaagcctatcaaagccataactaagagttcaacagctgcagtggccaaggaaaataggccatttaggttcaagtgctacttttgcaaaagagtaggacacatgaaaaaggattgcactggctataaaaattggttagccaaaaagggtaagattttttctaatacagttttttctttagaaattaatcttataaatgttgaaccacagtcttggtggatagattcaggctcacctattcatattactaattctttgcagggattcataaggaggagaatcccaaaaagtgatgaagtgaacctgtgtgtaggcaatggcatgagagtggcagtcaaggctattggaaccttaaagctcgatttaggattaggaaaattgttagttttggacaatgttttttatgtaccttccatgagaaggaatttggtttcggtttctcttttagtaaaatctagttgtagacttgttatggatagtaatggaattcttatttctaaaaattctgttcaaattggttctggtgttattatgaatgattatttacagttaaattgttcaatggctcaacaagaaattttacttgttgaaaataacacaaacagtactaacactttaacaggtgttaaaagaaccaaactaaatgaaaagtctgcatttttatggcatagaagactcggccatgtttcaaaagagagactgaaaattttggtgaaaaacaacatcctaaatgaacttgatttttctgatctaacagactgtgttgaatgctttaagggaaaaataactaatactagaaagaagactgcatatagaagccaaaatttattagaactcatacacactgatatatgtggaccatttaggcatcaaactatctgtgggaatgtgtattttatcacattcattgatgacttttctagatacagttatatttatctacttttagaaaaggcacaagcattgaaagcctttcaaatctttaagtctgaggtagaaaatcaactggaaaagaaaatcaaaacagtgaggtcagatagagggggagagttctatggaaagtacactgaatccggccaacaaaagggtccatttgccttatttttgcaagacaatggaattaaagctcaatacacaacaccctataatccacaacagaatggtgttgcagagagaaagaataggactcttttgaacatggttagatgtatgatgtgtacaactggtttgcctaaatttctgtggggtgaggctttaaaaactgcaaattatatttgcaacaggacacctagcaaagccatagaaaatactgcttttgagctttggtgtggcaggaaacctagtcttcatcactgtcatgtttggggatgtcatgcagaagctaggatttataatccaagcttgaataaacttgaccccaaaactgttagttgctattttataggttatccagataaatctaaaggctataaattatattctgctcatcattcacctagaatttttgaaacacatcaagtaaagtttctaagtgaaaaagttcacaatacaaatcttgaggatttaacctcagattttgaggaaattgtgtcagatgagaatataagtgtagtattgcctttagaacaagaagtaactgtccctggtcgagtaactggctaagtaactgaccatgtcactgaccgagtcactgaccaagtcactgaccaagtcactgaccatgtcactgatcaagtcactgcccatgtcactgaccaagtaactgtgcctggtcaagtcactgcccatgtcactgaccaagtaactgtgcctggtcaagtcactgcccatgtcactgaccaagtaactgtccctggtcaagtaactgaccacgtaactggtcaagtaactgaacctcaccatcctccagtggctcagcctagaagatcacagagagcaagaaaaccaacttatgggggggaagagagtgactacattatttatctgcaagaagcagaaattgaaatggactgtgcagaggacaatgatccaactacatttaatcaggccattgaaagtagtgaatctcatcaatggcagcaagcaatggaagcagaaattaattccatgagtcaaaatgcagtttgggaattagttgaacctgaccccaaccagaagcctataggttgtaaatgggttttcaaaaccaaaagagatgcaaatggcaacgtagagagacataaagaaagattagttgccaaaagttttacacagaaggagggcattgattttactgagactttttctccagtttctacaaaagactcgtttaggataattatggctttggtggctcattttgatatggagctgcaccagatggatgttaaaacagctttcttgaatggtgaactagatgaagtgatttatatgaggcaaccagaaggttttgtgagagctggaagtgaaaacttagtgtgcaaattaagaaaatcaatttatggcctaaaacaagtttctagacagtggtacaagaaatttgattatgtgatttctacttttggatttacagaaaatcttgttgatgagtgtgtttatttgaagacagttgggaacaattttatttttctggtactctatgtggatgatatacttttggctagcagtaacattaaattgcttaaagataccaagagttttctgtcaaggaattttgacatgaaagacttaggagaagcatcctatgtactaggtattgagattaaaagagatagggcacagagactacttggtttgtctcaacagaattatgttaccaaaattctaaagagatttggtatggagaagtgtgcagctgaaGAAgtccccatgtccaaaggagataagctaactaagaagcaaagtcccaatagtgatgttgaaaaggaaaatatggagtcaaagccttatgccagacttgtaggaagtctcatgtatgcacaagtctgcactaggccagacttgtcttttgcagtagggattttgtcaagatttcaatctaatccaggccatgaacattggctagctgggaagaaagtgttgaggtacctgcagagaactaagggttatatgctagtttatagacaagtggaggatctgaaactcattggattctcagactcagattttgcagggaattatccggACTCCAAGaaatcgacttgtggatatgtgttcatgcttgcaggaggtgctattgcttggaaaaccatgaaacaaacacttgtttcaacttctactatgcaagttgaatttattgcagtatatgaaactgtgtgtgaaggactttggattaggaattttctcatgcagaccaaagtattgagtcacattgtggttggaacacttgtaatttattgtgacaatgaggctgcagttttctttagcaagaacagtaaaaggtcaaataattccaagcatattgatctaaagtattacagtgttagagaaagagtaaagcatggtgaaatagctgttttgagtattgacacaaattcacagctagcagatcctttcaccaaggcattgtcagtagcagcattccagaaacatacagcaagcattggaattttagctaatttagatgcttaggttcagtagagagttagtccagttggagcatttaaaattctaaggttttttgagttcttgtgttttagttgtgatcttttattttgtttatcacaacttgtttgtaatgatagattttattattaataaattttgaggtattttcagattttggttattactgcagtttttgttgaatgttctgaaaattatcgattttgtgtttaaagttatacttgctatcagatggcttaaatcatgtgaagcatgatgttaaggttcaagcaatatctttaagccatcggtgttcagtaaatttgcttgagtttttggttttagaaacataaagtaggacctaatatatgtttacttgttgatacacattaacatatattgtatcacttctggtttgacatatgtggattgcaggagcttgtgtttgtggttttgaaactctgcatttttgttaaaatgtatactgtttcttgctctgcataagtaactgtgatctgaccatgttggaatggattttcgatttaagtttgttatctggcacgcacttcagtaagttaagtaggttttgatgttctctggtgcaaatcatcgagcatgatatgtgtgagtacaagggggagattgtaagatcaaatatggacataacacatatcatcataaagtaattgatgattagcttaatatcaatcctagtttaacatggatacaaacagtaaatcaatacttgtaacttaatgaagcagtgtatctattcattaaggtaagtaatcctattcttagtctgcaagaaagattacaatgaagtgttacattaagaatctaactaggaaacctaaaccgatatggatagctttaatgggaagcttcttgagggttaagtctcctatatatacagatgaattggtccctgattactaccgacgttttgcatattgttctgtccattgagaagcaagttggtaagtaacagaaggccatattcagtgttcatgtttgcagcataagatggaatccatgccagtgattgctgaaggtaagccttaatcccttttatgattgtgtgcatatgttgtgagcatgtatatggttatttaaCAATATAGCATACCACAAGAAAACAATATTGCAGAAAGCTTCAGCCTATCTGATTCCTTGAAGTCCAAGACTTTCCTCCATCTTTTGTCTCCAGGTTTGCACAAAGCCAGTATATGATCCCTAAAAATTGCTGCTACAATACAATCATCTGAATAAATATCCGAGGTAGATAACACAACTTGATTACACAAATTGTCCAAGACATGTGTGCCCTCCAACTCTGCTTTCAACTCTTTGAGAATTGCGAAGTATGGAAAGACAGTTTTTAACGATGGAAGTTCCTGTTGGGCACCTGAAATAGGGTTTAGTAAAAACATTTTAGAGTATGCACCCTTGACCATAACCAACCAACCTTTAGAAGACCCATGAACCCATCCTCCTCCAAATGCCCTAGGCAGCGTCAGTTTGTGAACTTTGGCATCAGAAAGGCTGAAAAAGCTTATGTAGTTGTTATTGCTGAGATTTGGTGATTCAGATGGAGGCAATAGTAACCAGGGTATTTCAGTTGGAGAGCTACGAATATCTCTTCGCATAGCTACTGACCTCCAAGACTTGGACACCATCCTTAACTGTATTCGATCCCATAAACTCAGACGTTGTAGAATGTACTCCATGATATCGTCTGGCAGTGTCTGCCAACTGCAACGGGATTGCCCATTGATCTTACTCGTTTTCTTACGGGAATGCCCATTgatcttcttctgtttcttacGGGATTGTCCATTGCTCATATTATTTTTCTTACGGGATTGACCATTGATCGCTGTCatcattaattatttaatattgCTCAATGTTTTAGAAAAACGAGacttgagagaaaattgctgtgtgttctcattgataataggggtctctttatatagaggattacaatgcatagaatctgaattgtacaaggaaagataatcatacattgaatggatatctctaagatattaaaaccctattaccactaggtcaagtaacctagagtttgggccagacacaatttgaatttacttaaacactcccccttgtgtcgcccaaacgtggtgctcctctcgctACTAGCAAAACGGGCAACTCACACAGATTTAAATCTGTGTGAAATACTAccatttcacacagatgtcaGTATGTAAAAGGCTGTACCTACAATCCAACTACGGAATTAATTTCGGTTGCCTTCGGAGGGGGCGCTAATGCTCTATTCACACGATTTTGAGAGTCCGTGTGAAATTTTAAGTGGGTCCCACTTGTTTTCCAACATTGTAAACAATATTTTGATATCCCAATCAGTGTGAAATATCTTCCTAactc
Above is a genomic segment from Rosa chinensis cultivar Old Blush chromosome 3, RchiOBHm-V2, whole genome shotgun sequence containing:
- the LOC112194266 gene encoding F-box/kelch-repeat protein At3g18720-like; this translates as MTAINGQSRKKNNMSNGQSRKKQKKINGHSRKKTSKINGQSRCSWQTLPDDIMEYILQRLSLWDRIQLRMVSKSWRSVAMRRDIRSSPTEIPWLLLPPSESPNLSNNNYISFFSLSDAKVHKLTLPRAFGGGWVHGSSKGWLVMVKGAYSKMFLLNPISGAQQELPSLKTVFPYFAILKELKAELEGTHVLDNLCNQVVLSTSDIYSDDCIVAAIFRDHILALCKPGDKRWRKVLDFKESDRLKLSAILFSCGMLYC